From the Shewanella amazonensis SB2B genome, one window contains:
- a CDS encoding gamma-butyrobetaine hydroxylase-like domain-containing protein, whose product MSHPQVVSLKLKRKSRLLEVGFDDGSQYQLSCEFLRVYSPSAEVHGHGNPVLVTHKKDVNITAIEPVGNYAVKLVFDDGHDTGLYSWQVLHQLATNQLNLWEQYLARLRAEKGSREPMIPMNISYR is encoded by the coding sequence ATGAGCCATCCCCAGGTTGTATCCCTTAAGCTGAAACGAAAATCACGTCTGCTGGAAGTGGGATTTGACGATGGCAGCCAGTATCAGCTGAGCTGCGAATTCCTGAGGGTTTACTCCCCATCGGCAGAAGTTCACGGCCACGGTAACCCGGTACTGGTTACCCATAAAAAGGACGTCAACATCACGGCCATCGAACCTGTAGGTAACTACGCGGTTAAATTGGTGTTTGATGATGGCCATGATACCGGACTTTATTCGTGGCAGGTATTGCATCAACTCGCCACCAATCAATTAAATTTGTGGGAACAGTATCTGGCGCGCCTGCGTGCCGAAAAAGGCTCCAGAGAGCCAATGATTCCCATGAATATCAGCTATCGCTAA